The Altererythrobacter sp. CAU 1644 genome has a window encoding:
- a CDS encoding NAD(P)-dependent oxidoreductase, with protein MSQPLPLTEMNLAGQHLRFVHAQNALAIPPDAVVYLATAVDPVDEKVIGAFPETIGLIANLGVGYDNIDLAAAARRDLLVSNTPVVTQDTADLAFALILAAARRVGEGERFLRRGDWGSVPLPPLGTRVHGATLGIVGFGAIGQAIARRATGFGMTILYHSRSEIPEAAKDLGAMYRADLLAMLPECDIVSINAPLTPETRHLIDARALSSCKHGAILVNTARGELVDEEALIAALRSRQIAAAGLDVFDGEPRVQRELLEMEQVVLTPHIGSATAHCRSDIIQRGLGNIASFLAEGTVIDPVLQPRAFS; from the coding sequence ATGAGCCAGCCACTGCCGCTGACAGAGATGAACCTGGCCGGGCAGCACCTTCGCTTTGTGCATGCACAGAATGCCCTGGCGATCCCTCCTGATGCCGTAGTCTATCTGGCAACTGCCGTCGATCCGGTCGACGAGAAAGTGATCGGCGCCTTTCCGGAGACGATCGGCCTCATCGCCAATCTCGGTGTCGGCTATGACAACATTGATCTTGCCGCTGCCGCACGCCGTGATCTGCTCGTCTCGAACACGCCGGTCGTTACACAAGATACCGCGGATCTCGCGTTTGCATTGATTCTTGCTGCGGCCCGGCGAGTGGGCGAAGGCGAGCGTTTCCTGCGCCGAGGTGACTGGGGCAGTGTCCCACTGCCTCCGCTCGGAACGCGCGTTCACGGCGCTACGCTTGGGATCGTAGGATTTGGCGCAATCGGCCAAGCGATAGCGCGCCGAGCCACCGGCTTTGGCATGACAATTCTCTATCACAGTCGCAGCGAGATACCGGAAGCCGCCAAGGACTTGGGAGCTATGTATCGAGCCGACCTGCTTGCGATGCTCCCCGAATGCGACATCGTCTCGATCAATGCCCCATTGACTCCCGAGACACGCCACCTGATCGATGCCAGAGCTCTTTCGTCCTGTAAGCATGGCGCGATCTTGGTCAACACGGCCCGGGGCGAATTGGTCGATGAGGAGGCTCTCATTGCGGCCCTCCGGTCGCGGCAAATAGCCGCCGCCGGACTCGACGTTTTCGATGGCGAGCCGAGAGTACAGAGGGAACTGCTCGAAATGGAACAGGTTGTGCTTACCCCGCATATCGGCAGCGCAACCGCGCATTGCCGCAGCGATATCATCCAGCGCGGACTTGGAAATATCGCCAGCTTCCTTGCCGAAGGAACGGTGATTGATCCAGTCCTCCAGCCGCGAGCCTTCTCGTGA
- the ilvD gene encoding dihydroxy-acid dehydratase, with protein MALRSNKVTTGQLAAGARALFRAGGVKGSDFGKPIIAVANSFTEFVPGHVHLNGIGRIVCDAIWEAGGIPREFNTIAIDDGIAMGHDGMLYSLPSRDLIADSIEYMVNGHCADALICISNCDKITPGMLMAGMRLNLPTIYVSGGPMEAGRIEVNGATHRMDATDTVISSLNPEHLGGKVQEVEENACPTCGSCSGMFTANSMNCLAEALGLALPGNGSLVATHADRGRLYELAGRTVVDITKRYYEQGDENVLPRSVATRKSFLNAMAMDIAMGGSTNTILHLLAIAEEGGVDFLMADIDSLSREVPFLCKVAPATADYFMEDVHKAGGVLAIIGELERAGKIDTSARHLAEPGGSLGDVLKKWDVKLTKDEAVIQWYSADASGVTGAQALSHETRGELDLDRESGCLRDVDHAHCQEGGLAILYGNIARDGCVVKTGSVKPHMLKFVGRARVFDAQDPAVAAIGRGDVIAPGDVVVIRYEGPKGGPGMQEMLMPTTILKGMGLAESCALITDGRYSGATSGLSIGHISPEAAAGGEIALVEEGDQIEIDIPNRSINLLVDDEELARRKAEEDAHAKGWMPKGMRNRQVSNALRIYAHFATSADRGGVRLPPEGA; from the coding sequence ATGGCACTCAGATCGAACAAAGTCACTACCGGGCAATTGGCAGCGGGCGCGCGGGCGCTGTTTCGCGCCGGTGGCGTAAAGGGCAGCGATTTCGGCAAGCCCATAATCGCGGTCGCCAACAGCTTTACCGAATTCGTGCCTGGGCATGTCCATCTCAACGGTATCGGGCGCATTGTCTGCGATGCGATCTGGGAGGCCGGCGGCATCCCTCGCGAGTTCAACACGATAGCGATCGATGACGGTATTGCGATGGGGCATGACGGCATGCTCTATTCGCTACCTAGCCGCGACCTGATTGCGGATTCGATCGAATACATGGTCAACGGCCATTGCGCCGATGCGCTGATCTGTATCTCCAATTGCGACAAGATAACGCCCGGCATGCTCATGGCAGGGATGCGCCTGAACCTGCCGACGATCTATGTCTCCGGCGGACCTATGGAAGCTGGCAGGATCGAGGTGAATGGCGCGACGCACCGCATGGACGCGACCGACACCGTGATTTCGTCGCTCAACCCCGAGCATCTGGGCGGGAAGGTGCAAGAGGTGGAGGAGAATGCCTGCCCCACCTGCGGTTCGTGCTCTGGCATGTTCACCGCAAATTCGATGAATTGCCTGGCGGAAGCGCTGGGGCTGGCTCTACCGGGCAACGGTTCGTTGGTCGCGACCCACGCGGATCGAGGACGCCTCTACGAATTGGCTGGGCGCACGGTAGTGGACATCACCAAGCGATATTACGAGCAGGGCGACGAGAACGTGCTTCCTCGCTCAGTCGCAACTCGCAAGTCGTTCCTCAACGCGATGGCAATGGATATCGCAATGGGCGGATCAACCAACACCATCCTGCATCTGCTGGCAATTGCCGAGGAAGGCGGCGTCGATTTCTTGATGGCAGATATCGACAGCTTGTCGCGCGAAGTGCCGTTTCTGTGCAAGGTCGCGCCGGCTACTGCCGACTACTTCATGGAAGACGTGCATAAAGCCGGCGGCGTGCTGGCGATTATAGGCGAGCTCGAGCGGGCGGGCAAGATCGACACTTCGGCGCGACACCTCGCCGAACCTGGCGGCTCGCTCGGCGATGTGCTGAAGAAATGGGACGTCAAGCTGACCAAGGACGAGGCCGTAATCCAGTGGTATTCCGCTGACGCTTCGGGTGTGACTGGGGCTCAAGCTCTGTCGCACGAAACCCGCGGTGAATTAGATCTCGACCGCGAGAGCGGTTGTCTGCGCGATGTCGACCACGCACACTGTCAGGAAGGTGGTCTCGCCATCCTATATGGCAACATCGCCCGCGACGGCTGCGTCGTGAAAACCGGATCGGTCAAACCTCACATGCTCAAGTTCGTCGGGCGCGCTCGTGTGTTCGATGCGCAGGACCCCGCCGTTGCTGCCATCGGTAGGGGCGATGTAATCGCACCCGGGGACGTTGTCGTGATCCGCTACGAGGGGCCAAAGGGTGGTCCAGGCATGCAGGAAATGCTGATGCCGACCACGATCCTCAAGGGCATGGGTCTGGCTGAAAGCTGTGCGCTTATCACCGATGGACGCTATTCTGGCGCAACCTCGGGCCTGTCAATCGGGCATATTTCGCCCGAAGCGGCGGCTGGAGGCGAAATTGCCCTTGTCGAAGAGGGCGACCAGATTGAAATCGACATCCCCAATCGCAGCATCAACCTGCTGGTCGATGATGAGGAACTGGCGCGGCGCAAGGCGGAAGAGGATGCGCACGCCAAGGGCTGGATGCCAAAAGGCATGCGCAATCGCCAAGTCTCGAACGCGCTCAGGATCTATGCCCATTTCGCAACCAGTGCCGATCGCGGCGGAGTGCGACTGCCCCCGGAAGGTGCCTGA
- a CDS encoding NnrS family protein yields the protein MDNRERLELRRRRMAEAPPILRGGFRPFFLGAGIWAVVAIAIRFWSLETGAMRIGALDPLAWHRHEMLFGFVGAAIAGFALTAVPNWTGRLPIAGWPLAALASWWLTARLLPFALPALPLFLLVLVDAGFYIGLALLILREILQAKNRNVPVAAVIGLFGVANALDYLGVAGSVDQGLGISFGIALAVVLVSLIGGRIVPSFTRNWMQREKLSGTMPTQPGKFDIAVIIATAAALLAWIIAGYGKLPSALLAISGLLQFVRLWRWRGWRTTFSPIVIILHVAYAWIPIGLLLLAAVGLGLPIPPSAGIHALTVGAMATMILAVMSRATLGHTGRALEADWPTKACYAAIQLAVLARVCASLVADFHRALLEVAAASWIAAFVLFLIAYGPKLLTPRLD from the coding sequence ATGGACAACCGCGAACGACTGGAACTCCGCCGCCGCCGCATGGCCGAGGCTCCGCCGATCCTGCGAGGCGGTTTCCGCCCCTTCTTCCTTGGCGCAGGGATCTGGGCGGTCGTCGCGATAGCGATCAGGTTCTGGTCGCTCGAGACAGGCGCGATGCGCATCGGAGCGCTCGATCCTCTCGCGTGGCATCGCCACGAGATGTTGTTCGGTTTCGTGGGCGCGGCCATTGCCGGCTTTGCGCTCACCGCGGTTCCCAACTGGACTGGCCGACTCCCGATTGCCGGGTGGCCGCTCGCGGCACTTGCCTCGTGGTGGCTGACCGCGCGGCTACTGCCTTTCGCGCTCCCGGCCCTGCCGCTGTTCCTGTTGGTGCTGGTCGACGCCGGCTTCTACATCGGGCTGGCGCTCCTGATCCTTCGCGAGATCCTTCAGGCCAAGAACCGCAATGTGCCGGTGGCTGCAGTCATCGGTCTCTTCGGCGTCGCCAACGCCCTCGATTACTTGGGCGTCGCGGGCTCAGTCGATCAAGGCCTGGGCATCAGCTTCGGCATCGCGCTGGCGGTGGTTCTGGTTTCGCTGATTGGCGGCCGGATCGTGCCCTCATTCACGCGCAACTGGATGCAGCGAGAGAAGCTGTCGGGGACCATGCCAACACAACCCGGCAAGTTCGATATTGCGGTCATCATCGCGACCGCTGCTGCGCTTCTCGCCTGGATTATCGCCGGCTATGGGAAGTTACCATCGGCGCTCCTCGCGATTTCCGGGCTGCTCCAGTTCGTGCGGCTATGGCGCTGGCGGGGCTGGCGCACCACGTTCTCGCCGATCGTCATCATCCTCCATGTGGCCTACGCCTGGATCCCGATCGGCCTGCTCCTCCTCGCGGCAGTCGGGCTGGGGCTTCCCATTCCGCCGAGCGCCGGAATTCATGCGCTCACCGTCGGGGCGATGGCGACCATGATCTTGGCTGTCATGTCACGGGCGACGCTCGGCCACACGGGACGAGCATTGGAAGCGGATTGGCCCACCAAGGCGTGCTATGCTGCGATCCAGCTGGCGGTCCTTGCCCGCGTATGCGCGTCGCTGGTCGCGGATTTCCATCGGGCGCTGTTAGAGGTCGCCGCGGCGTCCTGGATCGCCGCCTTTGTGCTGTTCCTGATCGCTTACGGACCGAAACTGCTGACGCCGCGGCTGGATTAG
- a CDS encoding carbonic anhydrase, with the protein MKESDVLPLTPAEVLERLKEGNRRFLEDAPYQPPMDRLHRLHLAAAQRPFAAYLSCSDSRVPPELLFERGLGELFIVRNAGNTLCSSALGSLEFAVAHLQVPLIVVMGHEACGALRAAVAVAREQRQFSGNVSKVLQSLLPAVLEADPWAPDLVNAAALCNVRKVVRELREEASPALLEPQKAGRLRVVGAYYHLDSGRVDFLDTAD; encoded by the coding sequence ATGAAAGAATCCGATGTCTTGCCGCTAACGCCTGCCGAGGTGCTGGAGCGCCTCAAGGAGGGCAACCGGCGCTTCCTCGAAGATGCGCCCTATCAACCGCCGATGGATCGACTGCACCGTCTCCACCTCGCGGCAGCGCAGCGCCCGTTCGCCGCCTATCTGTCGTGTTCGGATTCGCGTGTCCCGCCGGAGCTGCTGTTCGAACGCGGGCTCGGCGAGCTCTTCATAGTGCGCAACGCCGGCAACACGCTGTGCTCGAGCGCGCTCGGCAGTCTCGAATTCGCCGTGGCGCACCTGCAGGTCCCGTTGATCGTGGTGATGGGCCACGAGGCCTGCGGGGCGCTGCGCGCCGCTGTTGCGGTGGCGCGCGAGCAGCGCCAGTTCTCGGGCAATGTCAGCAAGGTGCTGCAGTCGTTACTGCCCGCAGTGCTGGAGGCCGACCCATGGGCACCCGATCTCGTCAACGCCGCCGCGCTTTGCAACGTACGCAAGGTGGTGCGTGAACTGCGCGAGGAAGCCTCTCCCGCGCTGCTTGAACCGCAAAAAGCAGGTAGGCTTCGGGTCGTCGGCGCCTACTATCATCTCGACAGCGGCCGGGTCGATTTCCTCGACACTGCGGACTGA
- a CDS encoding porin produces the protein MNQATLPLAALIVAALVPSVAQAETDANPDITPYADIRYRLELVDQDGLPEDATASTLRVKAGVKLGEWNGFSALVEGEAIARLGPEDYNDTVNGRTQFPVVADPADVLLNQAYLRWRPDPAIETTVGRQAVNLDNQRWIGSVGWRQNDQTLDAARLTVKPVKGLTADYFYAWRVNRIFGPDSPQGIWRDNDIHGLRVGYDIANIGTLSAYGYWLDIPSAPAASSKTVGVRMAGAHSVGEGGKLLYTAEYARQSDHAANPADFELDYLLLEPGFSASGFTVKAGLERLEGDGTTALQTPLATLHAFNGWADKFLATPANGLRDLYADAAYKFGEGSALKGLTLRVAYHDFDSTRGDISYGSEWNALVAYPLTKQISLLAKFASYDAKELATDTRKAWFQVEAKF, from the coding sequence ATGAATCAAGCAACTCTTCCGCTCGCCGCGCTGATTGTTGCAGCGCTTGTCCCCTCGGTCGCGCAGGCCGAGACCGACGCAAATCCGGACATCACGCCTTACGCCGATATTCGTTACCGGCTTGAACTGGTCGATCAGGACGGCTTGCCGGAGGACGCCACCGCGTCGACCCTGCGCGTCAAGGCGGGCGTGAAGCTTGGCGAGTGGAACGGATTCAGCGCGCTGGTCGAAGGCGAAGCCATCGCCCGCCTTGGTCCAGAAGATTACAACGACACGGTCAACGGGCGGACCCAGTTTCCCGTCGTCGCGGATCCCGCCGATGTCCTGCTCAACCAGGCCTATCTTCGGTGGCGGCCCGATCCCGCGATCGAGACGACCGTGGGTCGGCAGGCCGTCAATCTCGACAACCAGCGCTGGATCGGTTCGGTCGGCTGGCGCCAGAATGACCAGACGCTCGACGCGGCCCGCCTGACGGTCAAACCGGTCAAAGGCCTTACCGCGGACTATTTCTATGCCTGGCGGGTCAACCGGATCTTCGGGCCGGATTCGCCCCAGGGCATCTGGCGCGACAACGACATTCATGGCCTCCGCGTTGGTTACGACATTGCGAATATCGGCACCCTGTCGGCCTATGGCTACTGGCTGGACATCCCTTCCGCTCCAGCCGCTAGCAGCAAGACCGTTGGGGTGCGGATGGCTGGCGCGCACTCGGTGGGGGAAGGCGGCAAGCTGCTCTACACCGCCGAATATGCGCGCCAGTCCGACCATGCCGCCAATCCGGCGGATTTCGAACTCGACTACCTGCTGCTTGAGCCGGGCTTTTCGGCCTCGGGCTTCACCGTCAAGGCGGGGCTTGAACGCCTGGAAGGCGACGGGACCACGGCCTTGCAAACCCCGCTGGCAACCCTTCATGCGTTCAACGGTTGGGCCGACAAGTTCCTGGCCACGCCTGCCAACGGATTGCGCGATCTCTACGCGGATGCGGCATACAAGTTCGGCGAGGGGTCGGCACTCAAGGGACTGACCTTGCGGGTCGCCTACCACGACTTCGATTCGACCCGTGGCGACATCTCCTATGGGAGCGAATGGAACGCGCTGGTTGCGTATCCCCTGACCAAGCAGATCAGCCTGCTCGCGAAGTTCGCCAGCTATGACGCCAAGGAACTGGCGACCGACACGCGCAAGGCGTGGTTCCAGGTGGAGGCGAAGTTCTAG